One segment of Panicum virgatum strain AP13 chromosome 1K, P.virgatum_v5, whole genome shotgun sequence DNA contains the following:
- the LOC120701734 gene encoding ABC transporter B family member 11-like isoform X2, with protein sequence MDRYNEFLKTSYRSTVQQGIAMGLGIGSLLLIVFCSYALAVWYGARLIIEKGYTGGYIINVIMAIMTGAMALGNSSSCLSAFVSGRVAAYKMFETIYRTPEIVAHDKSGLVLENFMGNVELRDVHFSYPTRPEQSIFSGFSITIRTGTTMALVGESGSGKSTVISLVERFYDPQSGEVLLDGVNLKLLKLSWIRQKIGLVSQEPILFTTTIRENIRYGKKGASEEEIRSATMLANATKFIDKLPNGLDTMVGEHGTQLSGGQKQRIAIARAILKDPKILLLDEATSALDAESEHVVQEALNNIMVNRTTIIVAHRLSTVKNADTISVLHRGQLVEQGSPAELIKNPNGAYSQLIRLQEVNAKRNGAYADSSNRTRTASYTANNYISDQSSRKQSIERSMSINFRRLLHLHKPETKILVLGCTAAAANGAILPVFGLMISTAIRTFYEPPHKLQKDSVFWAEMYVTLGVLSILIMPVQFSMFYMAGGKLIERIRALSFTQVVYQEIGWFDDPLNSSGAIGSRLSTDAASIRGIAGDVLSLIVQNISTAIVGIVIAMVANWKLACIVVCFVPCVFAQSFAQARFMRGFSADAKKSYEQASTIASDAIGNIRTVASFCIEERIVENYRKKCEGPVKQGLRQGVISGAGYGFSFAMLFCFYAISFYVGALFIHNGTADVGQVFKVFFALTMMAVGVSQSSSMARDFSKVEDAAVSIFELIDRKSMIDASSEEGTTLDTVQGYIELQHVTFKYPARNDVQIFRDLCLRIPSGKTVALVGESGSGKSTVISLVERFYDPDSGVILLDGKNLKSLKLSWLRQQLGLVGQEPVLFNDTIRANIAYGKEGEVSEEEIFAAAEAANAHRFISSLSSGYGTSVGERGVQLSGGQKQRIAIARAILRDPKVLLLDEATSALDAESEHTVQEALDRVMVGRTTVVVAHRLSTITGADKIAVIKNGVVAEEGRHEQLLRAFPGGAYASLVALQSSRSS encoded by the exons ATGGATAGATACAATGAGTTTTTAAAAACATCGTACAGGTCAACAGTTCAGCAGGGAATTGCTATGGGACTAGGAATTGGTTCCCTTTTGCTTATTGTTTTCTGCAGCTACGCGTTGGCTGTATGGTATGGTGCAAGGCTAATTATTGAAAAGGGGTACACTGGGGGATATATCATCAATGTGATAATGGCCATCATGACTGGTGCAAT GGCTCTTGGAAATTCTTCTTCATGCTTAAGTGCTTTTGTATCAGGACGGGTCGCGGCTTACAAGATGTTTGAAACAATCTACCGAACACCTGAAATTGTTGCGCATGATAAGAGTGGCCTTGTATTGGAGAACTTCATGGGTAATGTTGAGCTTAGAGATGTCCATTTCAGTTACCCTACAAGGCCAGAGCAGTCAATTTTCAGTGGCTTCTCTATCACCATTAGGACTGGCACAACAATGGCATTAGTTGGGGAGAGTGGAAGTGGAAAGTCTACTGTAATTAGCTTGGTAGAAAGGTTCTACGATCCACAATCAGGTGAAGTTCTCCTAGATGGTGTCAATTTGAAGCTACTAAAACTTAGCTGGATAAGACAGAAAATAGGGCTTGTCAGCCAAGAGCCAATTCTTTTCACGACGACAATAAGGGAAAACATCAGGTATGGAAAGAAAGGTGCATCTGAGGAAGAAATCAGGAGTGCTACTATGCTTGCCAATGCCACAAAGTTCATTGACAAGTTACCAAAT GGACTAGATACAATGGTTGGTGAGCATGGCACTCAGCTTTCTGGTGGACAGAAACAAAGAATTGCAATTGCAAGAGCAATTTTGAAGGACCCTAAGATACTACTTCTTGATGAAGCTACAAGTGCACTTGATGCTGAGTCTGAGCATGTAGTTCAGGAGGCACTTAATAATATCATGGTGAACAGAACCACCATAATTGTAGCGCATCGCTTGAGCACTGTGAAAAATGCTGACACAATATCAGTGCTACACCGTGGACAGCTTGTGGAACAGG GATCACCTGCTGAGCTGATTAAGAATCCCAATGGAGCATACTCTCAACTAATACGGCTTCAGGAGGTCAACGCTAAAAGAAATGGGGCTTATGCTGACAGCTCCAACAGGACACGGACAGCATCTTATACTGCAAATAACTATATCAGTGACCAGAGTAGCAGAAAGCAATCCATTGAGAGATCCATGAGTATAAATT TCAGACGACTACTCCACCTCCACAAGCCCGAAACTAAAATTCTTGTATTAGGATGCACTGCAGCTGCCGCCAATGGTGCTATACTTCCTGTGTTTGGCCTCATGATTTCAACTGCCATCAGAACATTTTACGAACCGCCACACAAACTACAAAAAGATTCAGTGTTCTGGGCAGAGATGTATGTGACACTGGGTGTGCTCTCCATCCTTATCATGCCGGTTCAATTCTCTATGTTCTACATGGCAGGTGGAAAGCTTATTGAGCGCATACGTGCATTATCATTTACTCAGGTTGTTTACCAGGAAATAGGATGGTTTGATGACCCTCTGAATAGCAG CGGTGCAATAGGCTCTAGGCTATCCACAGATGCAGCATCTATCAGAGGCATTGCAGGAGATGTCCTTTCATTGATAGTGCAAAACATAAGCACAGCTATTGTTGGCATCGTGATAGCAATGGTTGCAAACTGGAAGCTAGCATGCATAGTTGTATGCTTTGTTCCATGTGTATTTGCACAAAGCTTTGCTCAAGCAAGGTTCATGAGGGGTTTTAGTGCTGATGCCAAG AAAAGTTATGAACAAGCAAGCACGATTGCTAGTGATGCCATTGGTAATATCAGAACTGTGGCTTCCTTCTGTATTGAAGAGAGGATAGTCGAAAACTACCGAAAGAAATGTGAAGGTCCAGTGAAGCAAGGACTTCGACAAGGGGTTATAAGTGGTGCCGGCTATGGATTCTCGTTTGCTATGCTGTTCTGCTTTTATGCTATATCTTTTTATGTTGGAGCTCTCTTTATACACAATGGGACAGCAGACGTTGGGCAAGTCTTCAAG GTCTTCTTTGCCCTAACCATGATGGCTGTAGGGGTTTCGCAGTCGAGTTCCATGGCTCGTGATTTTAGCAAAGTGGAAGATGCAGCGGTTTCCATTTTTGAGCTTATTGATCGGAAATCCATGATTGATGCAAGCTCTGAAGAGGGAACGACACTTGATACAGTGCAGGGTTATATAGAGTTGCAGCACGTTACCTTCAAGTACCCAGCTCGGAATGACGTGCAGATCTTCAGAGACTTGTGCTTGAGAATCCCGTCTGGCAAG ACTGTTGCGCTTGTCGGAGAAAGCGGAAGTGGGAAATCGACAGTGATCTCGCTGGTAGAGAGGTTCTATGACCCTGACTCTGGCGTGATCCTTCTAGACGGCAAGAATCTGAAGAGCCTCAAGCTCAGCTGGCTGAGGCAGCAGCTGGGGCTAGTTGGGCAAGAACCCGTCCTCTTCAACGACACGATTAGGGCGAACATCGCTTACGGCAAGGAGGGGGAGGTCTCCGAGGAGGAGATCTTCGCCGCAGCGGAGGCGGCCAACGCTCACAGGTTTATCTCCTCCCTCTCCAGCGGTTACGGCACCAgcgtcggcgagcgcggcgtgCAGCTCTCTGGCGGGCAGAAGCAGCGGATTGCCATCGCGAGGGCGATCCTGAGGGACCCCAAGGTGCTGCTTCTGGATGAGGCGACCAGCGCGCTGGATGCCGAGTCGGAGCATACCGTGCAGGAGGCGCTGGACAGGGTGATGGTGGGCAGGACGACCGTGGTTGTGGCGCACCGGCTGTCAACCATAACCGGAGCGGACAAGATCGCCGTCATCAAGAATGGCGTCGTCGCTGAGGAGGGCCGGCACGAGCAGCTGCTGCGTGCTTTCCCCGGTGGGGCGTATGCGTCTCTTGTTGCGCTGCAGTCTAGCAGAAGTTCGTGA
- the LOC120701734 gene encoding ABC transporter B family member 11-like isoform X1 yields the protein MHRLFAFADRRDAAMMAVGAAAAIANGLAMPLLTFLIGDLVDAFGAADRARVVHVVSKVAVRFVYVAIASGVASFLQVSCWMVTGERQAARIRGLYLETILRQDISFFDVETSTGEIIERMSSDTVLIQEASGEKVGKFLQLISTFLGGFIIAFARGWLLSLVMLSSIPLVVISAGAMSLVISKLSNRSQMAYAEAGKVVEQTIGSIRTVVSFNGEKRAMDRYNEFLKTSYRSTVQQGIAMGLGIGSLLLIVFCSYALAVWYGARLIIEKGYTGGYIINVIMAIMTGAMALGNSSSCLSAFVSGRVAAYKMFETIYRTPEIVAHDKSGLVLENFMGNVELRDVHFSYPTRPEQSIFSGFSITIRTGTTMALVGESGSGKSTVISLVERFYDPQSGEVLLDGVNLKLLKLSWIRQKIGLVSQEPILFTTTIRENIRYGKKGASEEEIRSATMLANATKFIDKLPNGLDTMVGEHGTQLSGGQKQRIAIARAILKDPKILLLDEATSALDAESEHVVQEALNNIMVNRTTIIVAHRLSTVKNADTISVLHRGQLVEQGSPAELIKNPNGAYSQLIRLQEVNAKRNGAYADSSNRTRTASYTANNYISDQSSRKQSIERSMSINSPPDGSRRNSNTFSANEHEKIGDDDAKLGKKVLRRLLHLHKPETKILVLGCTAAAANGAILPVFGLMISTAIRTFYEPPHKLQKDSVFWAEMYVTLGVLSILIMPVQFSMFYMAGGKLIERIRALSFTQVVYQEIGWFDDPLNSSGAIGSRLSTDAASIRGIAGDVLSLIVQNISTAIVGIVIAMVANWKLACIVVCFVPCVFAQSFAQARFMRGFSADAKKSYEQASTIASDAIGNIRTVASFCIEERIVENYRKKCEGPVKQGLRQGVISGAGYGFSFAMLFCFYAISFYVGALFIHNGTADVGQVFKVFFALTMMAVGVSQSSSMARDFSKVEDAAVSIFELIDRKSMIDASSEEGTTLDTVQGYIELQHVTFKYPARNDVQIFRDLCLRIPSGKTVALVGESGSGKSTVISLVERFYDPDSGVILLDGKNLKSLKLSWLRQQLGLVGQEPVLFNDTIRANIAYGKEGEVSEEEIFAAAEAANAHRFISSLSSGYGTSVGERGVQLSGGQKQRIAIARAILRDPKVLLLDEATSALDAESEHTVQEALDRVMVGRTTVVVAHRLSTITGADKIAVIKNGVVAEEGRHEQLLRAFPGGAYASLVALQSSRSS from the exons GTCGCAGTCCGATTTGTATATGTAGCAATAGCTTCTGGAGTGGCCTCCTTTCTTC AGGTGTCATGCTGGATGGTGACCGGAGAAAGGCAGGCTGCACGTATCCGAGGGTTGTACCTTGAGACTATACTAAGGCAAGATATTTCTTTCTTTGATGTGGAGACATCTACTGGAGAAATTATTGAAAGGATGTCTAGTGACACAGTGTTGATCCAAGAAGCAAGTGGAGAAAAG GTTGGGAAGTTTCTCCAGCTGATATCAACATTTCTAGGTGGATTCATAATCGCATTTGCAAGAGGCTGGCTTCTGTCCCTTGTCATGTTGTCAAGTATCCCTCTAGTTGTTATTTCTGCAGGAGCCATGTCACTTGTCATATCAAAGCTCTCAAATCGTTCTCAGATGGCCTATGCTGAAGCTGGGAAAGTGGTTGAACAGACAATCGGATCAATCAGAACT GTGGTATCTTTCAATGGTGAGAAGAGAGCAATGGATAGATACAATGAGTTTTTAAAAACATCGTACAGGTCAACAGTTCAGCAGGGAATTGCTATGGGACTAGGAATTGGTTCCCTTTTGCTTATTGTTTTCTGCAGCTACGCGTTGGCTGTATGGTATGGTGCAAGGCTAATTATTGAAAAGGGGTACACTGGGGGATATATCATCAATGTGATAATGGCCATCATGACTGGTGCAAT GGCTCTTGGAAATTCTTCTTCATGCTTAAGTGCTTTTGTATCAGGACGGGTCGCGGCTTACAAGATGTTTGAAACAATCTACCGAACACCTGAAATTGTTGCGCATGATAAGAGTGGCCTTGTATTGGAGAACTTCATGGGTAATGTTGAGCTTAGAGATGTCCATTTCAGTTACCCTACAAGGCCAGAGCAGTCAATTTTCAGTGGCTTCTCTATCACCATTAGGACTGGCACAACAATGGCATTAGTTGGGGAGAGTGGAAGTGGAAAGTCTACTGTAATTAGCTTGGTAGAAAGGTTCTACGATCCACAATCAGGTGAAGTTCTCCTAGATGGTGTCAATTTGAAGCTACTAAAACTTAGCTGGATAAGACAGAAAATAGGGCTTGTCAGCCAAGAGCCAATTCTTTTCACGACGACAATAAGGGAAAACATCAGGTATGGAAAGAAAGGTGCATCTGAGGAAGAAATCAGGAGTGCTACTATGCTTGCCAATGCCACAAAGTTCATTGACAAGTTACCAAAT GGACTAGATACAATGGTTGGTGAGCATGGCACTCAGCTTTCTGGTGGACAGAAACAAAGAATTGCAATTGCAAGAGCAATTTTGAAGGACCCTAAGATACTACTTCTTGATGAAGCTACAAGTGCACTTGATGCTGAGTCTGAGCATGTAGTTCAGGAGGCACTTAATAATATCATGGTGAACAGAACCACCATAATTGTAGCGCATCGCTTGAGCACTGTGAAAAATGCTGACACAATATCAGTGCTACACCGTGGACAGCTTGTGGAACAGG GATCACCTGCTGAGCTGATTAAGAATCCCAATGGAGCATACTCTCAACTAATACGGCTTCAGGAGGTCAACGCTAAAAGAAATGGGGCTTATGCTGACAGCTCCAACAGGACACGGACAGCATCTTATACTGCAAATAACTATATCAGTGACCAGAGTAGCAGAAAGCAATCCATTGAGAGATCCATGAGTATAAATTCACCACCGGATGGAAGCAGAAGGAATTCAAACACATTCTCAGCAAATGAACATGAGAAAATTGGTGACGATGATGCGAAATTGGGGAAGAAAGTCCTCAGACGACTACTCCACCTCCACAAGCCCGAAACTAAAATTCTTGTATTAGGATGCACTGCAGCTGCCGCCAATGGTGCTATACTTCCTGTGTTTGGCCTCATGATTTCAACTGCCATCAGAACATTTTACGAACCGCCACACAAACTACAAAAAGATTCAGTGTTCTGGGCAGAGATGTATGTGACACTGGGTGTGCTCTCCATCCTTATCATGCCGGTTCAATTCTCTATGTTCTACATGGCAGGTGGAAAGCTTATTGAGCGCATACGTGCATTATCATTTACTCAGGTTGTTTACCAGGAAATAGGATGGTTTGATGACCCTCTGAATAGCAG CGGTGCAATAGGCTCTAGGCTATCCACAGATGCAGCATCTATCAGAGGCATTGCAGGAGATGTCCTTTCATTGATAGTGCAAAACATAAGCACAGCTATTGTTGGCATCGTGATAGCAATGGTTGCAAACTGGAAGCTAGCATGCATAGTTGTATGCTTTGTTCCATGTGTATTTGCACAAAGCTTTGCTCAAGCAAGGTTCATGAGGGGTTTTAGTGCTGATGCCAAG AAAAGTTATGAACAAGCAAGCACGATTGCTAGTGATGCCATTGGTAATATCAGAACTGTGGCTTCCTTCTGTATTGAAGAGAGGATAGTCGAAAACTACCGAAAGAAATGTGAAGGTCCAGTGAAGCAAGGACTTCGACAAGGGGTTATAAGTGGTGCCGGCTATGGATTCTCGTTTGCTATGCTGTTCTGCTTTTATGCTATATCTTTTTATGTTGGAGCTCTCTTTATACACAATGGGACAGCAGACGTTGGGCAAGTCTTCAAG GTCTTCTTTGCCCTAACCATGATGGCTGTAGGGGTTTCGCAGTCGAGTTCCATGGCTCGTGATTTTAGCAAAGTGGAAGATGCAGCGGTTTCCATTTTTGAGCTTATTGATCGGAAATCCATGATTGATGCAAGCTCTGAAGAGGGAACGACACTTGATACAGTGCAGGGTTATATAGAGTTGCAGCACGTTACCTTCAAGTACCCAGCTCGGAATGACGTGCAGATCTTCAGAGACTTGTGCTTGAGAATCCCGTCTGGCAAG ACTGTTGCGCTTGTCGGAGAAAGCGGAAGTGGGAAATCGACAGTGATCTCGCTGGTAGAGAGGTTCTATGACCCTGACTCTGGCGTGATCCTTCTAGACGGCAAGAATCTGAAGAGCCTCAAGCTCAGCTGGCTGAGGCAGCAGCTGGGGCTAGTTGGGCAAGAACCCGTCCTCTTCAACGACACGATTAGGGCGAACATCGCTTACGGCAAGGAGGGGGAGGTCTCCGAGGAGGAGATCTTCGCCGCAGCGGAGGCGGCCAACGCTCACAGGTTTATCTCCTCCCTCTCCAGCGGTTACGGCACCAgcgtcggcgagcgcggcgtgCAGCTCTCTGGCGGGCAGAAGCAGCGGATTGCCATCGCGAGGGCGATCCTGAGGGACCCCAAGGTGCTGCTTCTGGATGAGGCGACCAGCGCGCTGGATGCCGAGTCGGAGCATACCGTGCAGGAGGCGCTGGACAGGGTGATGGTGGGCAGGACGACCGTGGTTGTGGCGCACCGGCTGTCAACCATAACCGGAGCGGACAAGATCGCCGTCATCAAGAATGGCGTCGTCGCTGAGGAGGGCCGGCACGAGCAGCTGCTGCGTGCTTTCCCCGGTGGGGCGTATGCGTCTCTTGTTGCGCTGCAGTCTAGCAGAAGTTCGTGA